From one Clostridiales bacterium genomic stretch:
- a CDS encoding FGGY family carbohydrate kinase produces the protein MLDLILTCDLGTTSCKVVLFTLDGSIKCQVNKEYKTYYPNVGWAEQDAYEWWNTCASSIRKCIEKVGCPCRILCVSLSSQRETFVAVDSKGLPLSKAICWLDKRNVKQTDEISRYFGKDYIHNTTGMIPYPNFTSTKILWMKQNTPEILKNTYKILQPRDYIYYRLTGKYITDYSLASRTMMFDRKNKKWCSNILKYIGIDESKMPDIFNSYEKPGEITVESSMQTGIKDGTPVVIGGGDRCLEALGSGIHGNSVMESTATAGNISYVTDKNVDSLDEKIVCTFHVLKDKYLMEQGMTTTGSILRWFRDNIYFSKDDKRNRLDYSEIDNEISKSPIGSNKLILLPFFMGARSTRFNPHAKGVLFGLDLSHKRGDIGRSIMEGVAFEVKACIDTLSKMGMDVYDVYLMGGGSKADIWNSIKADVYNKIVKVPRITEAGSLGAFALGGYSIGLFSNPEDEIAKINNIVKEFKPDAKNNKLYMQYYDIYNDLYNSVENLFERLDNI, from the coding sequence ATGCTGGATTTAATATTAACCTGTGATTTGGGAACTACTTCATGCAAAGTCGTACTATTTACACTCGATGGAAGTATAAAGTGTCAGGTAAACAAGGAATATAAAACATATTACCCCAATGTAGGATGGGCAGAGCAGGATGCATACGAATGGTGGAACACATGTGCATCATCTATCAGGAAATGTATCGAAAAAGTCGGCTGCCCATGCCGCATATTGTGTGTTTCCCTTTCATCGCAAAGGGAAACATTTGTAGCCGTTGATTCGAAAGGGCTTCCTCTTTCCAAAGCAATATGCTGGCTTGATAAGCGCAATGTAAAACAGACCGATGAAATCAGCCGTTATTTTGGAAAGGACTATATCCATAATACAACCGGAATGATACCATATCCAAATTTTACTTCAACAAAGATTTTATGGATGAAGCAAAACACACCCGAAATATTGAAAAATACATATAAAATACTGCAGCCAAGGGATTATATATATTATAGACTTACCGGAAAATATATAACAGATTATTCTCTCGCATCGCGCACGATGATGTTTGATAGGAAAAATAAAAAATGGTGTTCAAATATCTTAAAATATATCGGTATAGACGAATCTAAGATGCCAGATATATTTAATTCGTATGAGAAGCCGGGGGAAATAACCGTTGAATCATCGATGCAAACCGGCATAAAGGATGGAACACCCGTTGTAATCGGTGGCGGAGACAGATGCCTCGAGGCCCTGGGCTCGGGAATACATGGAAACAGCGTTATGGAGTCAACTGCGACAGCAGGAAATATATCATATGTTACAGACAAAAACGTAGATTCGCTGGACGAAAAGATAGTATGCACCTTTCATGTCTTAAAGGACAAATATCTTATGGAACAGGGCATGACAACTACGGGATCAATATTGAGATGGTTCAGGGACAATATATATTTCTCGAAGGATGATAAAAGAAACAGGTTGGATTACAGTGAGATAGATAATGAAATAAGCAAAAGTCCCATAGGCTCAAATAAGCTAATACTGCTTCCGTTTTTTATGGGCGCAAGGTCTACGAGATTTAATCCTCATGCAAAAGGCGTGCTGTTTGGCCTCGATCTTTCCCATAAAAGAGGCGACATAGGTAGAAGCATAATGGAAGGTGTTGCTTTCGAAGTAAAAGCATGCATCGATACTTTATCTAAAATGGGTATGGATGTATATGATGTTTATTTGATGGGCGGAGGTTCAAAAGCGGATATATGGAATTCTATAAAGGCAGATGTATACAATAAAATTGTAAAGGTGCCACGTATAACTGAAGCCGGCTCCCTGGGAGCTTTTGCGCTTGGAGGATATTCGATAGGCCTTTTTTCAAATCCTGAAGATGAAATAGCAAAAATCAACAATATTGTAAAAGAATTTAAACCTGACGCAAAAAATAATAAATTATATATGCAATATTATGATATATATAATGATCTCTATAACTCGGTGGAAAACTTATTTGAGAGGCTTGACAATATTTAA
- a CDS encoding TIM barrel protein, producing MALENNIISIVHAMAYPGPGSTNTVSRGEADENYLLTSIKKIIDDPYFGAIEVTYIKNDAVVKKVAEIFKNSSKEVIFSAQPVQLSHTEDMVEKTDISSIDEKQRQIAVERMFRLIDQAYDIGAESIAFVSGVDTPDEKLRPMAKNSLVMSIDQMCNYSDVEGKKLNRRPLNFILELFDRENKKGFKDQLVGPSSEAIKIAREVRHVFGHRNFGLMYDLSHMLLIKDNDGKSETPGVLKALAPYLFHIHIGNCVIDKNDPYYGDSHVSMDYRNGAVSKNILKEFVKALVEIGYKGIIGFEVATVKGEVSESVINIHKAYFDDARNSVIVNYALGSYAYVNRKFMPEQLFDMITDIRVAKPYAIYDEAKARRKRENLTLDGKLLILACDHPARCVTSVGDDPIKMGSRFEYLGRILRVLCHEEVDGVMTTPDIMDELFIISGIFREKTGKSFLDDKVLVGCMNRSGLAGFRYEMDDRMTAYDAETIVNMRMDAAKILLRLDKYRHSKESIMTMDYCAKAIDDCNKYDIPVMIEPLPVEHTEDGYKTKMDKDSLIQTIGVASALGNSSRNHWIKIPYVEGYSDVVKSTTMPILMLGGASEGSPVNTLENFERGMGAGRNVRGVLVGRNVLYPGNDDPQSVAVAISRIVHKNYSAQEAVKFIRCNRDNNINLLRDIL from the coding sequence ATGGCACTTGAAAATAATATTATAAGTATTGTACACGCAATGGCTTATCCAGGCCCAGGGTCTACCAATACAGTCTCGAGAGGAGAAGCAGATGAAAATTATTTGCTAACATCTATAAAGAAAATAATCGACGATCCATATTTTGGAGCGATTGAAGTTACTTATATAAAAAATGATGCGGTTGTCAAAAAGGTAGCTGAGATCTTTAAAAATAGCAGTAAAGAAGTAATATTCAGTGCACAGCCTGTGCAACTCAGCCATACTGAAGATATGGTAGAAAAAACAGATATTTCAAGTATTGACGAAAAGCAAAGGCAAATTGCAGTAGAAAGGATGTTTAGGTTAATAGACCAGGCATACGACATAGGGGCGGAAAGCATAGCCTTTGTCAGCGGAGTAGATACGCCGGATGAAAAATTGCGGCCGATGGCTAAAAATTCTCTTGTGATGTCCATCGATCAGATGTGTAATTATAGTGATGTGGAGGGGAAAAAGCTTAATAGAAGGCCTCTGAATTTTATACTTGAATTATTTGACAGAGAAAACAAGAAGGGATTTAAAGATCAGCTTGTTGGTCCTTCATCGGAAGCTATAAAAATAGCTAGGGAAGTAAGGCATGTTTTTGGACATAGGAATTTTGGACTTATGTACGACCTCAGCCATATGCTTTTGATTAAAGATAATGATGGCAAAAGTGAGACTCCGGGTGTGTTAAAAGCATTAGCTCCATATCTTTTCCATATTCATATAGGAAACTGCGTAATAGATAAGAACGATCCATATTATGGTGATTCCCATGTGAGCATGGATTATAGAAATGGCGCTGTGAGCAAAAATATATTGAAGGAGTTTGTCAAGGCACTTGTTGAGATAGGCTATAAGGGGATTATTGGGTTTGAGGTTGCAACTGTTAAGGGCGAAGTAAGCGAATCGGTCATAAACATTCACAAGGCGTATTTTGATGATGCTAGAAACAGTGTAATTGTTAATTACGCACTTGGATCATATGCATATGTAAACAGAAAATTTATGCCGGAACAGTTATTCGATATGATAACAGATATAAGAGTTGCTAAGCCTTATGCCATTTATGATGAAGCGAAGGCAAGACGAAAAAGGGAAAACCTTACCCTTGACGGCAAACTTCTGATACTCGCATGCGATCATCCCGCAAGATGTGTGACTTCAGTGGGAGATGATCCTATAAAGATGGGGAGCAGGTTTGAATACCTCGGCAGAATACTAAGGGTATTATGCCATGAGGAAGTAGACGGCGTTATGACAACACCGGATATAATGGATGAACTATTTATAATAAGCGGCATTTTCAGAGAAAAAACAGGTAAAAGTTTTCTTGATGATAAAGTGCTGGTAGGATGCATGAACAGGTCAGGCCTTGCGGGATTCAGATACGAGATGGATGACAGGATGACGGCATATGATGCAGAGACAATTGTAAACATGAGGATGGATGCTGCGAAAATACTTTTAAGGCTTGATAAATATCGCCATAGCAAAGAGTCCATAATGACAATGGATTATTGTGCAAAAGCAATAGATGATTGCAATAAATATGATATCCCCGTTATGATAGAACCGCTGCCGGTAGAACATACGGAGGACGGCTATAAAACAAAAATGGACAAGGATTCTTTGATACAGACCATAGGTGTAGCCTCGGCCCTTGGAAACTCATCGAGAAACCACTGGATAAAAATTCCTTACGTTGAAGGATACAGCGATGTTGTGAAATCAACGACTATGCCTATTCTCATGCTCGGAGGAGCGTCTGAGGGGAGCCCTGTAAATACTCTGGAAAACTTTGAAAGGGGTATGGGAGCAGGCAGGAATGTAAGGGGAGTACTTGTAGGAAGAAATGTTTTATATCCCGGCAATGATGATCCTCAGTCCGTCGCTGTCGCAATATCGAGAATAGTGCACAAAAATTATTCAGCGCAGGAGGCAGTGAAATTTATAAGATGTAACAGGGATAATAATATCAATTTATTAAGGGATATTTTATAA
- a CDS encoding glucuronate isomerase has protein sequence MYITDKDILKKVVDDAVDNVKITDVHTHLYPGSFKNMLLWGIDDLLTYHYLIAEYFRYSDIDYDKFFELSKTEQADLIWDELFIKHSPVSEAQRGVLTVLNKLGLDLSSRDLNKYRDYFKSLTVQQYIDKVFELANIKEVVMTNDPFNRTESKFWDTIGNSDKRFKAALRIDPLLNNYDQSFKRLQELGYKVDGSLDKASVSEIKRFLKEWALKIDALYMAVSLPCEFMVPEDSDRSLIIENCVLPVCRELGIPFAMMIGTKRLVNYKLRLAGDSVGKADIKAVEYLCKRYPENKFMVTMLSKENQHELAVTARKFRNLMIFGCWWFLNNPSIVHEITRFRMEMLGLSFIPQHSDARVLDQLIYKWSHSKKVIAKVLLDKYDDIYDTGWKISDDEIKRDVEDLFGRNFLRFLGKTENK, from the coding sequence ATGTATATAACTGATAAAGACATTTTGAAAAAAGTTGTAGATGATGCAGTTGACAATGTAAAGATTACAGATGTTCATACTCATCTGTATCCTGGAAGTTTTAAAAATATGCTGCTTTGGGGGATTGATGATCTTCTTACATATCATTACCTTATTGCGGAATATTTCAGGTATTCGGATATCGATTATGATAAGTTCTTTGAGCTTTCAAAAACGGAGCAAGCTGATCTTATTTGGGATGAATTGTTCATAAAGCATTCGCCTGTAAGCGAGGCTCAAAGAGGTGTACTTACAGTACTAAATAAACTTGGACTTGATTTGTCGTCAAGAGATTTAAACAAATACAGAGATTATTTTAAATCATTGACTGTTCAGCAGTATATCGATAAAGTCTTTGAGCTTGCCAATATAAAAGAAGTCGTAATGACAAATGACCCGTTTAATCGCACTGAGAGCAAATTCTGGGATACTATTGGAAACAGCGATAAAAGATTTAAGGCGGCGCTCAGGATAGACCCTCTTTTAAATAACTATGACCAATCATTTAAGAGGCTGCAAGAGTTAGGGTATAAAGTAGACGGAAGTCTTGATAAAGCATCTGTCAGTGAAATAAAGAGATTTTTAAAAGAATGGGCATTAAAGATAGATGCATTATATATGGCTGTATCCCTTCCATGTGAATTCATGGTTCCTGAAGATTCAGACAGGTCTTTGATAATTGAAAATTGTGTATTGCCTGTGTGCAGGGAATTAGGTATTCCTTTTGCCATGATGATAGGAACAAAGAGGCTTGTCAATTATAAGTTAAGGCTTGCGGGGGATTCTGTCGGAAAGGCTGACATAAAGGCAGTGGAATATCTTTGCAAGAGGTATCCTGAAAATAAGTTCATGGTCACAATGCTTTCAAAGGAAAACCAACATGAACTTGCGGTCACAGCCAGAAAGTTTAGAAATCTTATGATATTCGGGTGCTGGTGGTTTTTGAATAATCCGAGCATTGTCCATGAAATTACAAGGTTCAGGATGGAGATGCTAGGGCTTTCATTTATTCCTCAGCATTCCGATGCAAGAGTTTTGGACCAGTTGATATATAAATGGTCTCATTCAAAGAAAGTCATAGCTAAAGTGCTTCTAGATAAATATGACGACATATATGATACAGGATGGAAAATAAGCGATGATGAAATAAAAAGGGATGTAGAGGACTTGTTTGGCAGGAACTTTTTGAGATTCCTGGGCAAAACAGAGAATAAATAA